In Leishmania braziliensis MHOM/BR/75/M2904 complete genome, chromosome 18, the following proteins share a genomic window:
- a CDS encoding putative citrate synthase: MRAARCSIIRGAAGLRMASSVMSEMKEQMLKRSKVEKQTISELRKKHGDVKLSDASIDAAYCGMRGITGLVYEPSLLDPVEGIRFRNRTIPECQEVLPKAPNGCETLPEAMFWLLMTGEVPTAEQARALNAELHRRADPVAIAAAQKAIAALPASTHPMTAFSVGVLALQTYSKFAAAYATGKSNKTTYWEYALEDSLDMLARTPAVAAMIYNRVTKGRAEVAASSNSELDWAANFSNMLGFKDNEFWECMRLYLSIHVDHEGGNVSAHTTTLVASALSDPYLAFSAGLNGLAGPLHGLANQEVLKYLLSMQDRVKADGVNVCDEAALEVALTKYTWELLNSGQVVPGYGHAVLRKVDPRYTCLRNFCLRHHFEDDLFKLINIIYKIMPGILTEHGKTKNPYPNVDAHSGVLLQHYGLTEQDYYTVLFGLSRQMGVMAGVVWDRLQGRPLERPKSITTEMLAKKYLCTPR; this comes from the coding sequence ATGCGTGCTGCTCGCTGCTCCATTatccgcggcgccgccggccTACGCATGGCATCATCGGTGATGAGTGAGATGAAGGAGCAGATGCTGAAGCGCAGcaaggtggagaagcagaCGATCAGCGAGCTCCGGAAGAAGCACGGCGACGTGAAGCTGAGCGACGCCAGCATCGATGCGGCGTACTGTGGCATGCGGGGCATCACCGGTCTTGTGTACGAGCCGTCCCTGCTGGACCCGGTGGAGGGCATCCGCTTCCGCAACCGCACGATCCCGGAGTGCCAGGAGGTGCTGCCCAAGGCACCGAACGGCTGCGAGACGCTGCCGGAGGCGATGTTCTGGCTGCTGATGACCGGCGAGGTACCgacggcggagcaggcgaGGGCCCTGAACGCGGAGTTGCACCGCCGCGCTGACCCGGTGGCgatcgccgcggcgcagaaggcgatcgcggcgctgccggcgagCACGCACCCGATGACGGCGTTCAGTGTGGGCGTGCTTGCGCTGCAGACCTACTCGAAGTTTGCTGCGGCCTATGCGACGGGCAAGTCAAACAAGACGACGTACTGGGAGTACGCGCTGGAAGACTCGCTGGACATGCTGGCACGCacgccagcggtggcagcgatgATCTACAACCGCGTCACCAAGGGCCgtgcggaggtggcggcgtcgaGCAACAGCGAGCTGGACTGGGCAGCAAACTTCTCGAACATGTTGGGCTTCAAGGACAATGAGTTCTGGGAGTGCATGCGGCTGTACCTGTCCATCCACGTCGACCACGAGGGCGGAAACGTGTCGGCGCACACGACGACGCTGGTTGCGTCGGCGCTGAGCGACCCCTACCTTGCCTTCAGCGCGGGGCTGAACGGGCTTGCCGGACCGCTGCACGGGCTGGCGAACCAGGAGGTGCTCAAGTACCTGCTCAGCATGCAGGACCGCGTGAAAGCAGACGGTGTGAACGTGTGCGATGAGGCGGcactggaggtggcgctgacCAAGTACACTTGGGAGCTGCTGAACTCCGGCCAGGTTGTGCCCGGCTACGGccacgcggtgctgcgcaaggtGGACCCGCGCTACACCTGCCTGCGCAACTTctgcctgcgccaccactTCGAGGACGACCTATTCAAGCTGATCAACATCATCTACAAGATCATGCCCGGCATCCTGACGGAGCACGGCAAGACCAAGAATCCCTACCCCAACGTCGATGCGCACTCCGgcgtactgctgcagcactaTGGGCTGACGGAGCAGGATTACTACACAGTGCTGTTCGGCCTGTCGCGCCAGATGGGTGTCATGGCCGGCGTTGTTTGGGACCGCCTGCAAGGCCGCCCGCTCGAGCGCCCCAAGTCGATCACGACGGAGATGCTGGCAAAGAAGTACCTGTGCACTCCTCGGTAA